One genomic segment of Paenibacillus sp. FSL H8-0332 includes these proteins:
- a CDS encoding bifunctional 3-deoxy-7-phosphoheptulonate synthase/chorismate mutase, with protein sequence MSNVELDELRARLDEINGQLLELISERAGIVQEIGVLKEKQGVPKFDPEREKAMLEKMVAGNKGPFTNGTIRTLFKQIFSASLDLQSTEHKKTLLVARKDHAEDTVIQLPGGVTVGGLSSLMVAGPCSVESELQTRTVAAALQKAGVKVMRGGAFKPRTSPYDFQGLGMDGLRILREAASEYGLLTISEIVDPRHIEEALDYVDVIQVGARNMHNFELLKAVGEVNKPVLLKRGLSATLDEFVHAAEYIMSRGNMEIMLIERGIRTYERSTRNTLDISAVPILKQECHLPVLVDVTHSTGRKDILIPCAKAALAAGADGIMVEVHPDPATALSDAAQQLNIEEFNTFFNEVKASGLYR encoded by the coding sequence ATGAGTAATGTGGAATTGGATGAGCTGAGAGCAAGATTGGATGAAATTAACGGTCAGCTGCTGGAGCTGATCTCGGAGCGTGCCGGTATCGTTCAGGAGATTGGGGTGCTCAAGGAGAAGCAGGGTGTGCCGAAGTTCGATCCTGAACGGGAGAAGGCGATGCTGGAGAAAATGGTGGCAGGCAATAAGGGGCCGTTCACGAACGGAACCATCCGCACGCTGTTCAAGCAGATTTTCTCCGCTTCGCTTGATTTGCAAAGTACGGAGCATAAGAAGACCCTGCTGGTAGCGCGTAAAGACCATGCGGAAGATACGGTCATTCAGCTGCCGGGCGGCGTTACTGTAGGCGGATTATCCTCGCTGATGGTGGCTGGCCCATGCTCGGTGGAGAGCGAGCTGCAGACCCGTACGGTCGCTGCGGCCCTGCAGAAGGCAGGCGTCAAGGTTATGCGCGGCGGAGCCTTCAAGCCCCGGACCTCACCTTATGATTTCCAGGGACTGGGCATGGATGGCCTGCGGATTCTGCGTGAAGCGGCGAGTGAATACGGGCTTTTGACGATTAGTGAGATTGTAGATCCCCGGCATATTGAAGAAGCGCTGGATTATGTGGATGTCATTCAGGTCGGCGCGCGGAACATGCACAACTTCGAGCTGCTCAAGGCGGTAGGGGAAGTGAACAAGCCGGTACTGCTGAAGCGCGGACTATCCGCCACGCTGGATGAATTCGTTCATGCGGCAGAATATATTATGTCCCGCGGCAATATGGAGATTATGCTGATTGAACGCGGTATCCGCACCTATGAGCGGTCGACGCGCAATACGCTGGATATCTCGGCGGTGCCGATTCTCAAGCAGGAATGCCATCTGCCGGTGCTGGTCGATGTCACCCATTCCACCGGACGCAAGGATATCCTGATTCCATGTGCCAAGGCCGCGCTTGCTGCCGGAGCCGACGGTATTATGGTAGAGGTGCATCCTGATCCGGCTACTGCCTTGTCCGATGCGGCGCAGCAGCTTAATATTGAGGAGTTCAACACCTTCTTCAATGAAGTGAAGGCTTCGGGATTATACCGTTAA